In one Deltaproteobacteria bacterium genomic region, the following are encoded:
- a CDS encoding phage holin family protein, with translation MLHFFALWTLTALAFMITAYVVPGFQVSGFLSALTAAAIFGLVNALVRPLLVFLTFPITLVTLGAFLLVVNALCLLIASAMTPGFEIKGFAAAMFGWLVLSLVSWGLNRLALAL, from the coding sequence ATGTTACACTTTTTTGCACTTTGGACCCTGACGGCCCTGGCCTTTATGATTACTGCATACGTAGTCCCTGGATTTCAGGTCAGTGGCTTCCTTTCAGCCTTAACGGCCGCTGCGATTTTCGGATTGGTTAATGCGCTAGTCCGGCCGCTTTTAGTGTTCCTTACTTTTCCAATCACACTTGTTACGCTCGGAGCCTTTCTACTGGTCGTAAATGCACTATGCCTTCTCATTGCGAGTGCCATGACACCGGGGTTTGAAATCAAGGGATTTGCAGCCGCGATGTTTGGGTGGTTGGTCCTGTCTCTAGTTTCATGGGGACTTAATCGACTGGCTCTAGCCCTGTGA
- a CDS encoding UbiX family flavin prenyltransferase → MEKRILIAVTGASGSIYAERLVDVLRQRVDRVYLLFSETGAKVVRHELSAHNDGFSLAKAAAGELEPADRPVVRLLRNDDLFAPVASGSSAPTAMVILPASMGCIGRIAHGVSGNLVERSADVCMKQKRPLIICPRESPLNAIHLRNMLELANLGCHIVPAMPGFYQRPENIGELVDFMVGRVMECLGMEHDLYPAWNSRMR, encoded by the coding sequence ATGGAAAAACGAATTCTTATTGCCGTGACTGGTGCCTCAGGCTCTATCTATGCAGAGCGACTTGTTGATGTTTTGCGACAAAGGGTGGACAGAGTCTATCTTCTGTTTTCTGAGACTGGTGCTAAAGTTGTGCGTCATGAGCTTTCAGCACACAATGACGGTTTTTCGCTGGCTAAGGCAGCTGCCGGAGAGCTCGAGCCCGCGGATCGACCTGTGGTCAGGTTGCTAAGAAATGACGACTTATTTGCTCCAGTCGCCAGCGGGTCGTCCGCCCCTACGGCTATGGTGATCCTGCCTGCTTCGATGGGTTGCATCGGACGGATTGCTCACGGCGTGTCTGGCAATCTCGTCGAACGCTCAGCCGATGTTTGTATGAAACAAAAAAGACCATTGATCATTTGTCCTAGAGAGTCGCCCCTAAATGCAATCCACCTGCGGAATATGCTCGAACTGGCAAATCTGGGCTGCCATATCGTGCCAGCCATGCCGGGATTCTACCAACGACCTGAAAACATAGGTGAATTGGTCGATTTTATGGTAGGGAGGGTGATGGAGTGCCTGGGAATGGAGCACGATTTATACCCCGCCTGGAACTCAAGAATGCGGTGA